Proteins from a genomic interval of Crassostrea angulata isolate pt1a10 chromosome 7, ASM2561291v2, whole genome shotgun sequence:
- the LOC128192936 gene encoding uncharacterized protein LOC128192936 isoform X1 has protein sequence MVWFAYTANPTLATAQEVQCGSVFVTSKDTVQKIKSTILATHVKHKKSSKHALALGTSFGHVHSFLKDDLHLLQKLEDGQDQCLMLIKKPKSSAKQMLKSQSWSNLTSPSNSGIYHKTDEEDFRSKFKSKMRRKPSSDYRLAPVRDLSPPSNLSDDGGFLSHPTNNVNRWKRMDDSASDLSVSSGYKSLDRKDHGSFLRRSQQREEQNGYQHLRKDGRRYQSHSDIYFQSPKKLVTIQPEDDDCTIKSDEFYSESSSTQANTTLTSELDESKDQETVPRSHSLGDLSTGLTLSIVGQRKAESIQNLSLAGQKSLQKRTGYAKRKTDVRSQGKSPKGSKSKQSIESQIQNIIQVGDESDVTSSTPEINGTSTQPIIYKSNSHSQLMKESSHNSLNNVQRALKADLLPDKHGINMAKTEREEDNSSDKSSQSTRSSVKTPNRPRRTLPVVPKGSEEVGDKKKKFSEMVKMRVSLHSSNSCSSVSRQSLLSPESESVSQTDSQTDTPSDKEVSELFNGHSSKTLRHNHFTDITTQDCQMINASGIPFNGNVHSSLPSSVRSCDSGQTTLRSCDSGQATLMSLSSTVDSGYLTTDAESDISSYTRSLQISAHNLYSSNKLNGYGQGGVPKQEMDRSFFNGHQRSPKQQPISRNNMYPSSNPPSMQPTSAVVQNHHSQPQMNRSFTAQVKSPTAERQVFYPNNVHSDKSHDVMRRNSASNMQSEKGGRYSLSLQNELNTQNLKQNAPKDANLNEKAPKMRPLSAQTSGIRIQDNTVSSTQQVLDNSQQHPPTMPMSAGHPVPKSAEHQYLVKTISSDSPARKDLMENFSPENYPSHSTPTSKGLSYSNTLPRSSNPYNQKVLGGSSSSAVKQFSSPQPVNFTGNSAALDCDTHTLKSKYTMSCQAGPVNQTQGNNSEVKYSSESSGLNNNNNTYVSTSMAVPASVNYNVQNKLTPKVFNHDYVNVQGREIRLGMNYDSVEAIPSDISNVYEEYHNGCQECIKQEFQSQGPLFPRNNQSDTVFVPQNVGAKVPSLFQLLQSYDLHPLYLKLCDNLPASDFITFSDCSIVLSNIKLDKRDAIAISTPQGKCATIGGPGSAFTPVKNAAVSTSSTFTMVTVASVTTHAGCDFEGIQKGDVVIEVNGATTMAIPAVSLKAAIQAQPGDIRLLVARPKEEKENEEKTMEQKNEEIDNLKKQLATMYMDLQKKNSVLQELTSQRTVTIKARKSEINGNIMSHEAILNALSEDEYIV, from the exons TGCACTCATTTCTGAAGGATGACCTTCACCTTTTGCAGAAGTTGGAGGATGGTCAGGATCAGTGCTTGATGCTGATAAAGAAACCAAAGTCCTCCGCCAAGCAG ATGCTAAAGTCTCAGAGCTGGTCAAACCTAACATCACCGTCGAATTCTGGTATCTATCACAAAACGGATGAAGAGGACTTCCgctcaaaattcaaatcaaag ATGAGGAGAAAGCCATCATCCGATTATCGCTTAGCTCCTGTTCGAGATTTGTCACCGCCAAGCAATTTATCGGACGATGGAGGATTTTTGAGTCATCCAACCAACAATGTTAATCGGTGGAAGAGGATGGATGATTCGGCCTCAGACCTATCTGTGTCTAGTGGGTATAAATCCCTGGATCGTAAGGACCATGGCAGTTTCTTGAGACGATCACAACAGAGGGAGGAGCAGAATGGTTATCAACATCTTCGCAAAGATGGAAGGCGGTACCAAAGCCATAGTGATATCTACTTCCAGTCTCCTAAAAAACTGGTGACCATACAGCCAGAGGATGACGACTGTACCATCAAAAGTGATGAATTTTACTCTGAGAGTAGTAGTACCCAGGCCAATACTACTCTGACATCAGAGCTGGACGAATCCAAGGACCAAGAGACAGTGCCCCGCTCTCACAGTCTGGGTGACCTGTCCACCGGTCTGACCTTGTCCATTGTGGGTCAGAGGAAGGCCGAGAGCATTCAGAACTTGTCTTTAGCTGGTCAGAAAAGTCTTCAGAAAAGAACCGGTTATGCTAAAAGGAAGACTGATGTTAGAAGTCAAGGGAAGAGTCCCAAGGGCAGTAAAAGCAAACAGAGCATAGAGAGTCAGATACAAAATATCATTCAGGTGGGGGATGAGAGCGATGTAACGTCATCCACCCCGGAAATCAATGGGACTTCCACACAGCCAATCATCTACAAATCCAATAGTCATTCACAACTGATGAAAGAGAGCTCTCATAATTCTCTGAATAATGTACAACGTGCATTGAAGGCTGACCTGTTGCCTGACAAACATGGAATAAACATGGCAAAAACAGAGAGGGAGGAAGACAATTCTTCTGATAAAAGCAGCCAATCGACGAGGAGTTCCGTGAAAACACCAAACAGACCTAGACGGACACTGCCGGTTGTGCCAAAAGGTTCCGAGGAAGTGGGTGACAAGAAGAAAAAATTCTCTGAGATGGTAAAGATGCGAGTATCTTTACACAGCAGCAATAGCTGCAGTTCTGTATCCAGGCAATCTCTCCTTTCTCCAGAATCTGAAAGTGTGTCACAAACTGACTCCCAAACAGACACACCATCTGATAAAGAAGTGTCAGAGCTTTTCAATGGACATTCATCCAAAACTCTTAGACACAATCACTTCACAGACATTACCACTCAAGACTGCCAAATGATAAATGCCAGTGGAATACCATTCAATGGGAATGTGCATTCTTCTCTACCTTCCAGTGTGAGATCATGTGATTCTGGGCAGACGACACTGAGGTCATGTGACTCTGGACAAGCTACACTGATGTCACTAAGCAGTACAGTGGACTCTGGATATCTCACTACAGATGCGGAAAGTGATATTTCCTCTTACACCAGAAGCTTACAGATTTCAGCCCACAACCTCTACTCCTCTAACAAATTAAATGGCTATGGACAAGGAGGTGTTCCAAAGCAAGAAATGGATAGAAGTTTCTTCAACGGACATCAAAGATCCCCAAAACAACAACCTATTTCTAGAAACAATATGTACCCAAGTAGCAATCCACCATCCATGCAACCTACTAGTGCAGTGGTACAAAATCATCATTCTCAACCTCAGATGAATAGGTCATTCACTGCCCAGGTCAAATCTCCGACTGCTGAACGACAAGTGTTCTACCCAAACAATGTTCATTCAGACAAATCTCATGATGTGATGCGAAGGAATTCAGCATCAAATATGCAGAGTGAAAAAGGAGGAAGGTATTCTCTTTCGCTTCAAAACGAATTGAACactcaaaatttgaaacaaaatgctCCTAAAGATGCAAATTTGAATGAGAAAGCTCCAAAAATGAGACCGTTGTCGGCCCAAACTTCTGGCATCAGGATACAAGACAACACTGTGTCTTCAACTCAGCAAGTGCTGGACAATTCTCAGCAGCATCCGCCTACGATGCCAATGTCTGCTGGACATCCTGTACCAAAGAGCGCAGAGCATCAGTACCTGGTGAAAACCATCTCCTCAGACAGCCCGGCCAGAAAAGATTTGATGGAGAACTTCTCCCCTGAGAACTACCCCTCCCACTCCACTCCTACCTCTAAAGGGCTATCATACAGTAATACTCTCCCCCGATCGTCCAACCCTTACAATCAAAAGGTACTTGGTGGTTCTTCCTCCTCCGCTGTCAAACAATTCTCCAGTCCACAACCTGTCAACTTTACAGGAAACAGTGCGGCTCTGGACTGTGATACCCACACactgaaatcaaaatatactATGTCTTGCCAAGCCGGACCAGTGAATCAAACACAGGGCAATAATTCAGAGGTGAAATATTCCTCGGAAAGCTCAGGACtgaataacaataataataccTATGTGTCTACCTCAATGGCTGTGCCTGCGTCAGTCAATTACAACGTGCAGAATAAGTTAACTCCAAAAGTATTTAACCATGATTATGTCAATGTACAGGGAAGGGAAATCAGGCTAGGTATGAACTATGATTCAGTGGAAGCAATCCCGTCCGACATTTCAAACGTTTATGAGGAGTACCATAATGGCTGCCAAGAGTGCATCAAGCAGGAATTCCAGAGTCAGGGACCCCTCTTCCCTAGAAACAATCAATCAGACACTGTTTTTGTTCCACAGAATGTGGGAGCAAAGGTTCCTAGTTTGTTCCAATTACTCCAAAGTTATGACCTGCACCCTTTGTACCTAAAACTCTGTGATAATCTCCCTGCCTCTGATTTCATTACGTTTTCCGACTGCTCCATTGTGCTCTCGAACATTAAACTAGACAAAAGAGACGCTATAGCTATCTCCACCCCTCAGGGTAAGTGTGCCACCATTGGGGGCCCAGGAAGTGCCTTTACCCCTGTGAAGAATGCGGCTGTAAGTACCTCCTCTACATTCACCATGGTAACGGTTGCCAGCGTTACCACTCACGCTGGATGTGACTTTGAAGGGATACAAAAAGGAGACGTCGTTATTGAG GTAAATGGTGCTACAACAATGGCGATCCCTGCAGTCTCCTTGAAAGCTGCCATCCAGGCACAGCCTGGGGATATCCGTCTGCTGGTGGCTCGACCAAAGGAGGAGAAGGAGAATGAG GAGAAAACAATGGAACAGAAAAATGAAGAGATTGACAACCTGAAAAAGCAGCTAGCCACTATGTACATGGACCTGCAGAAGAAGAACAGTGTTCTCCAGGAGCTAACCTCCCAAAGAACTGTGACCATTAAAGCCAGAAAGTCCGAGATTAACGGCAACATCATGAGTCACGAAGCAATACTGAACGCTCTCAGTGAAGACGAGTACATAGTTTGA
- the LOC128192936 gene encoding uncharacterized protein LOC128192936 isoform X4, translating to MVFTRSVELDFAKTALELKQNFQRIQEHLHSFLKDDLHLLQKLEDGQDQCLMLIKKPKSSAKQMLKSQSWSNLTSPSNSGIYHKTDEEDFRSKFKSKMRRKPSSDYRLAPVRDLSPPSNLSDDGGFLSHPTNNVNRWKRMDDSASDLSVSSGYKSLDRKDHGSFLRRSQQREEQNGYQHLRKDGRRYQSHSDIYFQSPKKLVTIQPEDDDCTIKSDEFYSESSSTQANTTLTSELDESKDQETVPRSHSLGDLSTGLTLSIVGQRKAESIQNLSLAGQKSLQKRTGYAKRKTDVRSQGKSPKGSKSKQSIESQIQNIIQVGDESDVTSSTPEINGTSTQPIIYKSNSHSQLMKESSHNSLNNVQRALKADLLPDKHGINMAKTEREEDNSSDKSSQSTRSSVKTPNRPRRTLPVVPKGSEEVGDKKKKFSEMVKMRVSLHSSNSCSSVSRQSLLSPESESVSQTDSQTDTPSDKEVSELFNGHSSKTLRHNHFTDITTQDCQMINASGIPFNGNVHSSLPSSVRSCDSGQTTLRSCDSGQATLMSLSSTVDSGYLTTDAESDISSYTRSLQISAHNLYSSNKLNGYGQGGVPKQEMDRSFFNGHQRSPKQQPISRNNMYPSSNPPSMQPTSAVVQNHHSQPQMNRSFTAQVKSPTAERQVFYPNNVHSDKSHDVMRRNSASNMQSEKGGRYSLSLQNELNTQNLKQNAPKDANLNEKAPKMRPLSAQTSGIRIQDNTVSSTQQVLDNSQQHPPTMPMSAGHPVPKSAEHQYLVKTISSDSPARKDLMENFSPENYPSHSTPTSKGLSYSNTLPRSSNPYNQKVLGGSSSSAVKQFSSPQPVNFTGNSAALDCDTHTLKSKYTMSCQAGPVNQTQGNNSEVKYSSESSGLNNNNNTYVSTSMAVPASVNYNVQNKLTPKVFNHDYVNVQGREIRLGMNYDSVEAIPSDISNVYEEYHNGCQECIKQEFQSQGPLFPRNNQSDTVFVPQNVGAKVPSLFQLLQSYDLHPLYLKLCDNLPASDFITFSDCSIVLSNIKLDKRDAIAISTPQGKCATIGGPGSAFTPVKNAAVSTSSTFTMVTVASVTTHAGCDFEGIQKGDVVIEVNGATTMAIPAVSLKAAIQAQPGDIRLLVARPKEEKENEEKTMEQKNEEIDNLKKQLATMYMDLQKKNSVLQELTSQRTVTIKARKSEINGNIMSHEAILNALSEDEYIV from the exons ATGGTGTTCACAAGAAGTGTTGAGTTGGATTTTGCAAAAACTGCTCTGGAgttgaaacaaaattttcagaGGATTCAAGAACACT TGCACTCATTTCTGAAGGATGACCTTCACCTTTTGCAGAAGTTGGAGGATGGTCAGGATCAGTGCTTGATGCTGATAAAGAAACCAAAGTCCTCCGCCAAGCAG ATGCTAAAGTCTCAGAGCTGGTCAAACCTAACATCACCGTCGAATTCTGGTATCTATCACAAAACGGATGAAGAGGACTTCCgctcaaaattcaaatcaaag ATGAGGAGAAAGCCATCATCCGATTATCGCTTAGCTCCTGTTCGAGATTTGTCACCGCCAAGCAATTTATCGGACGATGGAGGATTTTTGAGTCATCCAACCAACAATGTTAATCGGTGGAAGAGGATGGATGATTCGGCCTCAGACCTATCTGTGTCTAGTGGGTATAAATCCCTGGATCGTAAGGACCATGGCAGTTTCTTGAGACGATCACAACAGAGGGAGGAGCAGAATGGTTATCAACATCTTCGCAAAGATGGAAGGCGGTACCAAAGCCATAGTGATATCTACTTCCAGTCTCCTAAAAAACTGGTGACCATACAGCCAGAGGATGACGACTGTACCATCAAAAGTGATGAATTTTACTCTGAGAGTAGTAGTACCCAGGCCAATACTACTCTGACATCAGAGCTGGACGAATCCAAGGACCAAGAGACAGTGCCCCGCTCTCACAGTCTGGGTGACCTGTCCACCGGTCTGACCTTGTCCATTGTGGGTCAGAGGAAGGCCGAGAGCATTCAGAACTTGTCTTTAGCTGGTCAGAAAAGTCTTCAGAAAAGAACCGGTTATGCTAAAAGGAAGACTGATGTTAGAAGTCAAGGGAAGAGTCCCAAGGGCAGTAAAAGCAAACAGAGCATAGAGAGTCAGATACAAAATATCATTCAGGTGGGGGATGAGAGCGATGTAACGTCATCCACCCCGGAAATCAATGGGACTTCCACACAGCCAATCATCTACAAATCCAATAGTCATTCACAACTGATGAAAGAGAGCTCTCATAATTCTCTGAATAATGTACAACGTGCATTGAAGGCTGACCTGTTGCCTGACAAACATGGAATAAACATGGCAAAAACAGAGAGGGAGGAAGACAATTCTTCTGATAAAAGCAGCCAATCGACGAGGAGTTCCGTGAAAACACCAAACAGACCTAGACGGACACTGCCGGTTGTGCCAAAAGGTTCCGAGGAAGTGGGTGACAAGAAGAAAAAATTCTCTGAGATGGTAAAGATGCGAGTATCTTTACACAGCAGCAATAGCTGCAGTTCTGTATCCAGGCAATCTCTCCTTTCTCCAGAATCTGAAAGTGTGTCACAAACTGACTCCCAAACAGACACACCATCTGATAAAGAAGTGTCAGAGCTTTTCAATGGACATTCATCCAAAACTCTTAGACACAATCACTTCACAGACATTACCACTCAAGACTGCCAAATGATAAATGCCAGTGGAATACCATTCAATGGGAATGTGCATTCTTCTCTACCTTCCAGTGTGAGATCATGTGATTCTGGGCAGACGACACTGAGGTCATGTGACTCTGGACAAGCTACACTGATGTCACTAAGCAGTACAGTGGACTCTGGATATCTCACTACAGATGCGGAAAGTGATATTTCCTCTTACACCAGAAGCTTACAGATTTCAGCCCACAACCTCTACTCCTCTAACAAATTAAATGGCTATGGACAAGGAGGTGTTCCAAAGCAAGAAATGGATAGAAGTTTCTTCAACGGACATCAAAGATCCCCAAAACAACAACCTATTTCTAGAAACAATATGTACCCAAGTAGCAATCCACCATCCATGCAACCTACTAGTGCAGTGGTACAAAATCATCATTCTCAACCTCAGATGAATAGGTCATTCACTGCCCAGGTCAAATCTCCGACTGCTGAACGACAAGTGTTCTACCCAAACAATGTTCATTCAGACAAATCTCATGATGTGATGCGAAGGAATTCAGCATCAAATATGCAGAGTGAAAAAGGAGGAAGGTATTCTCTTTCGCTTCAAAACGAATTGAACactcaaaatttgaaacaaaatgctCCTAAAGATGCAAATTTGAATGAGAAAGCTCCAAAAATGAGACCGTTGTCGGCCCAAACTTCTGGCATCAGGATACAAGACAACACTGTGTCTTCAACTCAGCAAGTGCTGGACAATTCTCAGCAGCATCCGCCTACGATGCCAATGTCTGCTGGACATCCTGTACCAAAGAGCGCAGAGCATCAGTACCTGGTGAAAACCATCTCCTCAGACAGCCCGGCCAGAAAAGATTTGATGGAGAACTTCTCCCCTGAGAACTACCCCTCCCACTCCACTCCTACCTCTAAAGGGCTATCATACAGTAATACTCTCCCCCGATCGTCCAACCCTTACAATCAAAAGGTACTTGGTGGTTCTTCCTCCTCCGCTGTCAAACAATTCTCCAGTCCACAACCTGTCAACTTTACAGGAAACAGTGCGGCTCTGGACTGTGATACCCACACactgaaatcaaaatatactATGTCTTGCCAAGCCGGACCAGTGAATCAAACACAGGGCAATAATTCAGAGGTGAAATATTCCTCGGAAAGCTCAGGACtgaataacaataataataccTATGTGTCTACCTCAATGGCTGTGCCTGCGTCAGTCAATTACAACGTGCAGAATAAGTTAACTCCAAAAGTATTTAACCATGATTATGTCAATGTACAGGGAAGGGAAATCAGGCTAGGTATGAACTATGATTCAGTGGAAGCAATCCCGTCCGACATTTCAAACGTTTATGAGGAGTACCATAATGGCTGCCAAGAGTGCATCAAGCAGGAATTCCAGAGTCAGGGACCCCTCTTCCCTAGAAACAATCAATCAGACACTGTTTTTGTTCCACAGAATGTGGGAGCAAAGGTTCCTAGTTTGTTCCAATTACTCCAAAGTTATGACCTGCACCCTTTGTACCTAAAACTCTGTGATAATCTCCCTGCCTCTGATTTCATTACGTTTTCCGACTGCTCCATTGTGCTCTCGAACATTAAACTAGACAAAAGAGACGCTATAGCTATCTCCACCCCTCAGGGTAAGTGTGCCACCATTGGGGGCCCAGGAAGTGCCTTTACCCCTGTGAAGAATGCGGCTGTAAGTACCTCCTCTACATTCACCATGGTAACGGTTGCCAGCGTTACCACTCACGCTGGATGTGACTTTGAAGGGATACAAAAAGGAGACGTCGTTATTGAG GTAAATGGTGCTACAACAATGGCGATCCCTGCAGTCTCCTTGAAAGCTGCCATCCAGGCACAGCCTGGGGATATCCGTCTGCTGGTGGCTCGACCAAAGGAGGAGAAGGAGAATGAG GAGAAAACAATGGAACAGAAAAATGAAGAGATTGACAACCTGAAAAAGCAGCTAGCCACTATGTACATGGACCTGCAGAAGAAGAACAGTGTTCTCCAGGAGCTAACCTCCCAAAGAACTGTGACCATTAAAGCCAGAAAGTCCGAGATTAACGGCAACATCATGAGTCACGAAGCAATACTGAACGCTCTCAGTGAAGACGAGTACATAGTTTGA
- the LOC128192936 gene encoding uncharacterized protein LOC128192936 isoform X5, with protein MKSMELQCWKTLFDLKKNILSIQEELMHSFLKDDLHLLQKLEDGQDQCLMLIKKPKSSAKQMLKSQSWSNLTSPSNSGIYHKTDEEDFRSKFKSKMRRKPSSDYRLAPVRDLSPPSNLSDDGGFLSHPTNNVNRWKRMDDSASDLSVSSGYKSLDRKDHGSFLRRSQQREEQNGYQHLRKDGRRYQSHSDIYFQSPKKLVTIQPEDDDCTIKSDEFYSESSSTQANTTLTSELDESKDQETVPRSHSLGDLSTGLTLSIVGQRKAESIQNLSLAGQKSLQKRTGYAKRKTDVRSQGKSPKGSKSKQSIESQIQNIIQVGDESDVTSSTPEINGTSTQPIIYKSNSHSQLMKESSHNSLNNVQRALKADLLPDKHGINMAKTEREEDNSSDKSSQSTRSSVKTPNRPRRTLPVVPKGSEEVGDKKKKFSEMVKMRVSLHSSNSCSSVSRQSLLSPESESVSQTDSQTDTPSDKEVSELFNGHSSKTLRHNHFTDITTQDCQMINASGIPFNGNVHSSLPSSVRSCDSGQTTLRSCDSGQATLMSLSSTVDSGYLTTDAESDISSYTRSLQISAHNLYSSNKLNGYGQGGVPKQEMDRSFFNGHQRSPKQQPISRNNMYPSSNPPSMQPTSAVVQNHHSQPQMNRSFTAQVKSPTAERQVFYPNNVHSDKSHDVMRRNSASNMQSEKGGRYSLSLQNELNTQNLKQNAPKDANLNEKAPKMRPLSAQTSGIRIQDNTVSSTQQVLDNSQQHPPTMPMSAGHPVPKSAEHQYLVKTISSDSPARKDLMENFSPENYPSHSTPTSKGLSYSNTLPRSSNPYNQKVLGGSSSSAVKQFSSPQPVNFTGNSAALDCDTHTLKSKYTMSCQAGPVNQTQGNNSEVKYSSESSGLNNNNNTYVSTSMAVPASVNYNVQNKLTPKVFNHDYVNVQGREIRLGMNYDSVEAIPSDISNVYEEYHNGCQECIKQEFQSQGPLFPRNNQSDTVFVPQNVGAKVPSLFQLLQSYDLHPLYLKLCDNLPASDFITFSDCSIVLSNIKLDKRDAIAISTPQGKCATIGGPGSAFTPVKNAAVSTSSTFTMVTVASVTTHAGCDFEGIQKGDVVIEVNGATTMAIPAVSLKAAIQAQPGDIRLLVARPKEEKENEEKTMEQKNEEIDNLKKQLATMYMDLQKKNSVLQELTSQRTVTIKARKSEINGNIMSHEAILNALSEDEYIV; from the exons TGCACTCATTTCTGAAGGATGACCTTCACCTTTTGCAGAAGTTGGAGGATGGTCAGGATCAGTGCTTGATGCTGATAAAGAAACCAAAGTCCTCCGCCAAGCAG ATGCTAAAGTCTCAGAGCTGGTCAAACCTAACATCACCGTCGAATTCTGGTATCTATCACAAAACGGATGAAGAGGACTTCCgctcaaaattcaaatcaaag ATGAGGAGAAAGCCATCATCCGATTATCGCTTAGCTCCTGTTCGAGATTTGTCACCGCCAAGCAATTTATCGGACGATGGAGGATTTTTGAGTCATCCAACCAACAATGTTAATCGGTGGAAGAGGATGGATGATTCGGCCTCAGACCTATCTGTGTCTAGTGGGTATAAATCCCTGGATCGTAAGGACCATGGCAGTTTCTTGAGACGATCACAACAGAGGGAGGAGCAGAATGGTTATCAACATCTTCGCAAAGATGGAAGGCGGTACCAAAGCCATAGTGATATCTACTTCCAGTCTCCTAAAAAACTGGTGACCATACAGCCAGAGGATGACGACTGTACCATCAAAAGTGATGAATTTTACTCTGAGAGTAGTAGTACCCAGGCCAATACTACTCTGACATCAGAGCTGGACGAATCCAAGGACCAAGAGACAGTGCCCCGCTCTCACAGTCTGGGTGACCTGTCCACCGGTCTGACCTTGTCCATTGTGGGTCAGAGGAAGGCCGAGAGCATTCAGAACTTGTCTTTAGCTGGTCAGAAAAGTCTTCAGAAAAGAACCGGTTATGCTAAAAGGAAGACTGATGTTAGAAGTCAAGGGAAGAGTCCCAAGGGCAGTAAAAGCAAACAGAGCATAGAGAGTCAGATACAAAATATCATTCAGGTGGGGGATGAGAGCGATGTAACGTCATCCACCCCGGAAATCAATGGGACTTCCACACAGCCAATCATCTACAAATCCAATAGTCATTCACAACTGATGAAAGAGAGCTCTCATAATTCTCTGAATAATGTACAACGTGCATTGAAGGCTGACCTGTTGCCTGACAAACATGGAATAAACATGGCAAAAACAGAGAGGGAGGAAGACAATTCTTCTGATAAAAGCAGCCAATCGACGAGGAGTTCCGTGAAAACACCAAACAGACCTAGACGGACACTGCCGGTTGTGCCAAAAGGTTCCGAGGAAGTGGGTGACAAGAAGAAAAAATTCTCTGAGATGGTAAAGATGCGAGTATCTTTACACAGCAGCAATAGCTGCAGTTCTGTATCCAGGCAATCTCTCCTTTCTCCAGAATCTGAAAGTGTGTCACAAACTGACTCCCAAACAGACACACCATCTGATAAAGAAGTGTCAGAGCTTTTCAATGGACATTCATCCAAAACTCTTAGACACAATCACTTCACAGACATTACCACTCAAGACTGCCAAATGATAAATGCCAGTGGAATACCATTCAATGGGAATGTGCATTCTTCTCTACCTTCCAGTGTGAGATCATGTGATTCTGGGCAGACGACACTGAGGTCATGTGACTCTGGACAAGCTACACTGATGTCACTAAGCAGTACAGTGGACTCTGGATATCTCACTACAGATGCGGAAAGTGATATTTCCTCTTACACCAGAAGCTTACAGATTTCAGCCCACAACCTCTACTCCTCTAACAAATTAAATGGCTATGGACAAGGAGGTGTTCCAAAGCAAGAAATGGATAGAAGTTTCTTCAACGGACATCAAAGATCCCCAAAACAACAACCTATTTCTAGAAACAATATGTACCCAAGTAGCAATCCACCATCCATGCAACCTACTAGTGCAGTGGTACAAAATCATCATTCTCAACCTCAGATGAATAGGTCATTCACTGCCCAGGTCAAATCTCCGACTGCTGAACGACAAGTGTTCTACCCAAACAATGTTCATTCAGACAAATCTCATGATGTGATGCGAAGGAATTCAGCATCAAATATGCAGAGTGAAAAAGGAGGAAGGTATTCTCTTTCGCTTCAAAACGAATTGAACactcaaaatttgaaacaaaatgctCCTAAAGATGCAAATTTGAATGAGAAAGCTCCAAAAATGAGACCGTTGTCGGCCCAAACTTCTGGCATCAGGATACAAGACAACACTGTGTCTTCAACTCAGCAAGTGCTGGACAATTCTCAGCAGCATCCGCCTACGATGCCAATGTCTGCTGGACATCCTGTACCAAAGAGCGCAGAGCATCAGTACCTGGTGAAAACCATCTCCTCAGACAGCCCGGCCAGAAAAGATTTGATGGAGAACTTCTCCCCTGAGAACTACCCCTCCCACTCCACTCCTACCTCTAAAGGGCTATCATACAGTAATACTCTCCCCCGATCGTCCAACCCTTACAATCAAAAGGTACTTGGTGGTTCTTCCTCCTCCGCTGTCAAACAATTCTCCAGTCCACAACCTGTCAACTTTACAGGAAACAGTGCGGCTCTGGACTGTGATACCCACACactgaaatcaaaatatactATGTCTTGCCAAGCCGGACCAGTGAATCAAACACAGGGCAATAATTCAGAGGTGAAATATTCCTCGGAAAGCTCAGGACtgaataacaataataataccTATGTGTCTACCTCAATGGCTGTGCCTGCGTCAGTCAATTACAACGTGCAGAATAAGTTAACTCCAAAAGTATTTAACCATGATTATGTCAATGTACAGGGAAGGGAAATCAGGCTAGGTATGAACTATGATTCAGTGGAAGCAATCCCGTCCGACATTTCAAACGTTTATGAGGAGTACCATAATGGCTGCCAAGAGTGCATCAAGCAGGAATTCCAGAGTCAGGGACCCCTCTTCCCTAGAAACAATCAATCAGACACTGTTTTTGTTCCACAGAATGTGGGAGCAAAGGTTCCTAGTTTGTTCCAATTACTCCAAAGTTATGACCTGCACCCTTTGTACCTAAAACTCTGTGATAATCTCCCTGCCTCTGATTTCATTACGTTTTCCGACTGCTCCATTGTGCTCTCGAACATTAAACTAGACAAAAGAGACGCTATAGCTATCTCCACCCCTCAGGGTAAGTGTGCCACCATTGGGGGCCCAGGAAGTGCCTTTACCCCTGTGAAGAATGCGGCTGTAAGTACCTCCTCTACATTCACCATGGTAACGGTTGCCAGCGTTACCACTCACGCTGGATGTGACTTTGAAGGGATACAAAAAGGAGACGTCGTTATTGAG GTAAATGGTGCTACAACAATGGCGATCCCTGCAGTCTCCTTGAAAGCTGCCATCCAGGCACAGCCTGGGGATATCCGTCTGCTGGTGGCTCGACCAAAGGAGGAGAAGGAGAATGAG GAGAAAACAATGGAACAGAAAAATGAAGAGATTGACAACCTGAAAAAGCAGCTAGCCACTATGTACATGGACCTGCAGAAGAAGAACAGTGTTCTCCAGGAGCTAACCTCCCAAAGAACTGTGACCATTAAAGCCAGAAAGTCCGAGATTAACGGCAACATCATGAGTCACGAAGCAATACTGAACGCTCTCAGTGAAGACGAGTACATAGTTTGA